A part of Kitasatospora acidiphila genomic DNA contains:
- the fmt gene encoding methionyl-tRNA formyltransferase, producing MRLVFAGTPDVAVPALEALLASDRHEVVAVVTRPDAPAGRGRKLVASPVGQRAAEAGIEVLKPAKPSDPEFLARLTELAPDCCPVVAYGALLREPALAIPEHGWVNLHFSLLPAWRGAAPVQHAVLAGDQVAGASTFLIERGLDSGPVYGVITEEVRPTDTSGELLDRLARSGAGLLAATMDGIEDGTLIARPQPVDGITLAPKITVEDARIDWSHPALRIDRVVRGCAPAPGAWTTFRGERLKVAGPVKLLPGQTGLAAGVLAVGKNSVRVGTGSHEIELGEVQPQGKKAMRAADWARGARIESGEQLGG from the coding sequence TTGCGTCTCGTCTTCGCCGGCACCCCCGACGTCGCCGTCCCCGCCCTGGAGGCCCTGCTGGCCTCCGACCGGCACGAGGTGGTCGCGGTGGTCACCCGGCCCGACGCCCCCGCCGGGCGCGGGCGCAAGCTGGTGGCCAGCCCCGTCGGGCAGCGGGCGGCCGAGGCCGGGATCGAGGTGCTCAAGCCGGCGAAGCCCAGCGACCCGGAGTTCCTCGCCCGGCTGACCGAGCTGGCGCCCGACTGCTGCCCGGTGGTCGCCTACGGCGCACTGCTGCGCGAGCCGGCGCTCGCCATCCCCGAGCACGGCTGGGTCAACCTGCACTTCTCGCTGCTGCCCGCCTGGCGCGGCGCGGCGCCCGTGCAGCACGCCGTGCTGGCCGGCGACCAGGTGGCCGGCGCCTCGACCTTCTTGATCGAGCGCGGTCTCGACTCCGGCCCGGTCTACGGCGTGATCACCGAGGAGGTCCGGCCCACCGACACCAGCGGCGAACTCCTCGACCGGCTCGCCCGGTCCGGCGCCGGCCTGCTGGCCGCCACCATGGACGGCATCGAGGACGGCACCCTGATCGCCCGCCCGCAGCCCGTCGACGGCATCACCCTGGCCCCGAAGATCACCGTCGAGGACGCCCGGATCGACTGGTCCCACCCCGCCCTGCGGATCGACCGGGTGGTGCGCGGCTGCGCCCCGGCGCCCGGCGCCTGGACCACCTTCCGCGGCGAGCGGCTGAAGGTCGCGGGCCCGGTCAAGCTGCTCCCCGGCCAGACCGGGCTGGCCGCCGGCGTGCTGGCGGTCGGCAAGAACAGCGTCCGGGTCGGCACCGGCAGCCACGAGATCGAGCTCGGCGAGGTGCAGCCGCAGGGCAAGAAGGCGATGCGGGCGGCCGACTGGGCGCGCGGGGCCCGCATCGAGAGCGGTGAGCAGCTCGGCGGCTGA
- a CDS encoding RsmB/NOP family class I SAM-dependent RNA methyltransferase has product MSTSSAKRPARPYRRPKKDPARITAFKALRAVDERDAYANLVLPPLLREAEKQGMERRDAALATELVYGTLRQQGSYDAIIAACIDRPLREVDPPVLDVLALGAHQLLATRIPTHAAVSATVELARVVLGDGRAKFVNAVLRRISAQDLDAWIAQVAPPFEEDAEDHLAVVHSHPRWVVAALWDALGRWQPDSAGRAAIEELLRADNERPEVTLVARPGRIAVEELAEQVEAGSAGRWSPYALRLAEGGDPAELTAVQQNQAGVQDEGSQLVALALANAPVAGGDRLWLDACAGPGGKAALLGALAAERGAALVASERQPHRARLVARALDGNPGPYQVITADGTKPAWRPGSFDRVLVDVPCSGLGALRRRPEARWRRRPEDVAGFGPLQRELLRSALAAVRVGGVVGYATCSPHLAETRSVVDDVLRDRGDVEWVDARPLLPGVPSLGEGPDVQLWPHLHGTDAMYLALLRRTS; this is encoded by the coding sequence GTGAGCACATCCAGCGCCAAGCGCCCCGCCCGCCCGTACCGACGCCCCAAGAAGGACCCGGCCCGGATCACCGCCTTCAAGGCCCTGCGCGCCGTCGACGAGCGCGACGCCTACGCCAACCTGGTGCTGCCGCCGCTGCTGCGCGAGGCCGAGAAGCAGGGCATGGAGCGGCGCGACGCCGCACTGGCCACCGAACTGGTCTACGGCACGCTGCGCCAGCAGGGCAGCTATGACGCGATCATCGCCGCCTGCATCGACCGCCCGCTGCGGGAGGTCGACCCGCCGGTGCTCGACGTGCTGGCGCTCGGCGCCCACCAGCTGCTCGCCACCCGGATCCCGACCCATGCGGCGGTCTCCGCGACCGTCGAGCTGGCCCGGGTGGTGCTGGGCGACGGGCGGGCCAAGTTCGTCAACGCGGTGCTGCGCCGGATCAGCGCTCAGGACCTGGACGCCTGGATCGCCCAGGTCGCCCCGCCGTTCGAGGAGGACGCCGAGGACCACCTCGCCGTGGTCCACTCGCACCCGCGCTGGGTGGTCGCCGCGCTCTGGGACGCGCTCGGCCGCTGGCAGCCGGACTCCGCCGGGCGGGCCGCGATCGAGGAGCTGCTGCGGGCCGACAACGAGCGCCCCGAGGTCACGCTGGTGGCGCGGCCGGGGCGGATCGCGGTCGAGGAGCTGGCCGAGCAGGTGGAGGCCGGTTCCGCGGGCCGCTGGTCGCCGTACGCGCTGCGCCTCGCCGAGGGCGGGGACCCGGCCGAGCTGACGGCCGTGCAGCAGAACCAGGCCGGTGTGCAGGACGAGGGCAGCCAGCTGGTCGCGCTCGCCCTGGCCAACGCACCGGTGGCGGGCGGCGACCGGCTGTGGCTGGACGCCTGCGCCGGCCCCGGCGGCAAGGCCGCGCTGCTCGGCGCGCTGGCCGCCGAGCGCGGCGCCGCCCTGGTGGCCTCGGAGCGGCAGCCGCACCGGGCCCGCCTGGTGGCCCGCGCCCTGGACGGCAACCCCGGCCCCTACCAGGTGATCACCGCCGACGGGACCAAGCCCGCCTGGCGGCCCGGCAGTTTCGACCGGGTGCTGGTCGACGTGCCGTGCTCCGGGCTGGGTGCGCTGCGCCGCCGTCCCGAGGCCCGCTGGCGCCGGCGCCCCGAGGACGTCGCCGGATTCGGCCCGCTGCAGCGGGAGTTGCTGCGCTCGGCGCTGGCGGCTGTGCGGGTCGGCGGCGTGGTCGGCTATGCCACCTGCTCGCCGCACCTGGCGGAGACCCGCAGCGTGGTGGACGACGTGCTGCGGGACCGGGGCGACGTCGAGTGGGTGGATGCCCGCCCGCTGCTGCCGGGCGTGCCAAGCCTCGGCGAGGGGCCGGACGTTCAGCTCTGGCCGCATCTGCACGGCACCGACGCGATGTACCTGGCGCTGCTGCGGCGGACTTCCTGA